Proteins encoded within one genomic window of Methanosarcina barkeri str. Wiesmoor:
- a CDS encoding ABC transporter substrate-binding protein: MEKKKLLFSIFLTALILITAGCANKDSPQAGTSAENASDQTGTLVENPSDGSKYVNVVNLSGGDYGYPQPFSIYPRGPGSSKVGMIFDSLFERDEKGIIPWLAESWDANSNGTEYTVYLRDGVNWSDGVPFTANDVKFTFDYEQKNVPISGGIESGIIDNVQVVNSSTVKFVLTQPASPFIYKVTSFKIIPEHIYKNVSDPTSFLDPEAVIGTGPFILDEYNKEHGTYRFVVNENFWGPEPAVKAVEFIPVSDSLIAFEQGQIDFTSISPDTLDRFKSDSDIRIVQQPAFWGYQFYFNMKNCPELNDSRIRQAFAYAIDRDELVEKIARGAGKAGKMGILPEDHIWYNSDQPKYDYNPDKARALLEEAGWTDTDGDGIRDKNGEKLSYVLSLGSSAAGNSEVRIGELIKERLNEVGIDVQVKALESKSRDANLKSGDFELAISGFGGWGQDADYLRTRYCDTGAQSGSVSSGAAVFGYHNDTLNDLGAQELQELNDDKRKEIVYNMQTVLANDVPAIPLYYTTSYDVWRISKYDGWMNRYDHHARTHNILSYLERDGIAAKR; this comes from the coding sequence ATGGAGAAAAAAAAGTTATTATTTTCTATTTTCTTGACAGCCCTGATTTTAATAACGGCGGGCTGCGCTAATAAGGACAGCCCTCAGGCCGGGACATCGGCTGAAAACGCTTCTGATCAGACCGGAACATTGGTTGAGAACCCTTCCGACGGATCAAAGTATGTGAATGTTGTTAATCTAAGCGGCGGGGATTATGGCTATCCACAGCCATTTTCGATATATCCGAGAGGTCCTGGGTCATCAAAAGTTGGAATGATCTTTGACAGTCTGTTCGAAAGGGATGAAAAAGGTATAATTCCCTGGCTGGCTGAAAGCTGGGATGCCAATTCAAATGGAACAGAATATACAGTTTATCTCCGTGACGGTGTCAACTGGAGCGATGGAGTGCCTTTTACGGCAAATGATGTTAAATTTACTTTTGATTATGAGCAGAAAAATGTACCCATATCAGGTGGAATTGAGTCCGGTATTATAGATAATGTTCAGGTCGTGAATTCCAGTACCGTCAAGTTCGTACTCACGCAGCCTGCTTCTCCATTTATTTATAAGGTCACGAGTTTCAAAATCATACCTGAGCATATCTATAAAAATGTCTCCGATCCTACCAGTTTCCTTGACCCAGAAGCAGTCATCGGTACTGGCCCGTTCATTCTTGATGAGTACAACAAAGAGCATGGAACATATCGGTTTGTAGTAAATGAGAATTTCTGGGGACCGGAACCTGCCGTTAAAGCCGTTGAATTTATTCCGGTCAGCGACTCATTAATAGCTTTTGAACAAGGACAAATAGATTTCACAAGTATATCGCCTGATACTCTTGACCGGTTCAAATCAGATTCTGATATAAGAATAGTCCAGCAGCCGGCTTTCTGGGGTTACCAGTTTTATTTCAATATGAAAAACTGTCCTGAGCTGAATGACAGTAGAATAAGGCAGGCCTTTGCTTACGCCATTGATCGCGATGAACTGGTGGAAAAGATCGCAAGAGGTGCAGGGAAAGCCGGTAAAATGGGCATACTCCCTGAAGACCATATCTGGTATAACTCTGACCAGCCGAAATATGACTACAATCCGGATAAAGCCCGAGCATTGCTTGAAGAAGCCGGATGGACTGACACAGATGGGGATGGGATACGTGATAAAAACGGGGAAAAACTGTCATATGTATTATCTCTTGGATCATCTGCTGCTGGCAATAGCGAAGTCCGTATCGGCGAACTTATAAAAGAGAGACTAAATGAAGTAGGAATTGACGTTCAGGTAAAAGCCCTTGAGAGCAAATCCCGTGATGCCAATCTAAAGAGCGGAGACTTTGAACTTGCGATCAGCGGCTTTGGCGGCTGGGGACAGGATGCAGATTATCTCCGTACAAGATACTGTGACACAGGTGCACAGTCAGGAAGTGTATCATCTGGAGCAGCAGTATTTGGTTACCACAACGATACCCTGAATGATCTTGGTGCTCAGGAATTACAGGAATTGAACGATGATAAACGGAAAGAAATAGTATACAATATGCAGACCGTGCTTGCTAATGATGTACCCGCAATACCGCTCTATTATACTACATCATATGATGTATGGCGCATTTCAAAATATGACGGCTGGATGAATAGGTACGATCACCATGCAAGAACACACAATATTCTTTCGTATTTAGAGAGGGATGGAATTGCAGCAAAAAGATAA
- a CDS encoding universal stress protein, giving the protein MKNTVFRNIMVATDGSERVRKAVFAAVEVAKLSEARLYAVHVIELGGYDSLIQSRNKEWNKAIKDQLIAEGKDATSYVENVGRAANVKVESIILEGNPAEEIVDFAEENNIDLIVIGTQGRTGVHRFLIGSVAENVIRQSNVKVLVVRGEAIEKEK; this is encoded by the coding sequence ATGAAAAATACTGTTTTCAGGAATATAATGGTCGCAACTGACGGTTCGGAACGAGTAAGAAAAGCAGTTTTTGCAGCAGTTGAAGTTGCAAAACTAAGCGAGGCAAGGCTTTATGCTGTGCATGTTATCGAACTGGGAGGTTATGATTCATTAATTCAGTCTAGAAATAAAGAATGGAATAAGGCAATTAAAGATCAGCTCATAGCAGAAGGTAAGGACGCAACAAGTTATGTTGAGAATGTCGGAAGAGCTGCAAACGTTAAGGTTGAATCTATAATTCTTGAAGGAAACCCTGCAGAAGAAATTGTCGATTTTGCAGAAGAAAACAACATTGATCTTATCGTAATAGGCACACAAGGAAGAACTGGAGTCCACAGATTTTTGATTGGAAGTGTAGCTGAAAATGTGATTAGACAATCTAATGTAAAAGTACTTGTCGTAAGGGGAGAAGCTATCGAAAAAGAAAAATAA
- a CDS encoding type II glyceraldehyde-3-phosphate dehydrogenase has product MAKAKIAVNGYGTIGKRVADAVRAQDDMEVVGISKTKPNYEAAVAHRLGYDIYAPAANLEAFEKAGMPAAGSIEEMLEKADLVVDCTPGGIGEKNKPIYEKVGIKAIWQGGESHPIAGFSFNAESNYEQAVGRDLTRVVSCNTTALCRAISTIDRELGVNKVRASLSRRAVDPNEIKKGPVDAIVLNPVKLPSHHGPDVRSVLPHINITTAAIKVPTTLMHVHTVNMEVNKDCTAEDVKNIFGSQSRIRLVGQGITSTAEIIEFARDIGRPRHDMWELCIWPESITVTDKELYFFHAVHQESIVVPENVDAIRAMMELESDGAKSIEKTNKAIGLYNK; this is encoded by the coding sequence ATGGCTAAAGCAAAAATTGCGGTAAACGGTTACGGAACTATAGGAAAAAGGGTTGCAGACGCCGTTAGGGCTCAGGACGATATGGAAGTTGTCGGAATTTCCAAGACAAAACCGAATTATGAGGCAGCAGTGGCACATCGGCTAGGATATGACATATATGCCCCAGCTGCAAATCTCGAAGCTTTTGAGAAAGCAGGAATGCCAGCAGCTGGAAGTATTGAAGAGATGCTAGAGAAAGCTGACCTGGTTGTGGACTGCACTCCAGGGGGAATTGGGGAAAAAAATAAGCCTATTTATGAGAAAGTAGGGATAAAGGCAATCTGGCAGGGAGGAGAGAGTCACCCCATTGCGGGTTTTTCCTTTAATGCAGAGAGTAATTACGAACAGGCTGTAGGCCGCGACCTGACAAGAGTTGTCTCGTGTAATACTACAGCACTTTGCAGGGCTATTTCAACTATAGACAGAGAACTCGGAGTAAATAAGGTAAGAGCCAGTCTCTCAAGAAGGGCAGTTGATCCCAACGAAATTAAAAAAGGACCTGTTGATGCAATCGTACTTAACCCGGTTAAACTTCCGTCTCACCACGGACCGGACGTAAGGAGTGTGCTTCCACACATTAACATAACGACTGCAGCTATAAAAGTCCCAACGACTCTGATGCATGTGCACACTGTAAATATGGAAGTCAATAAGGATTGCACTGCAGAAGACGTTAAGAATATCTTTGGTTCTCAGTCCAGGATCCGTTTAGTAGGGCAGGGGATTACTTCAACAGCTGAGATAATTGAATTTGCACGGGATATTGGGCGCCCCAGACACGATATGTGGGAGCTCTGTATCTGGCCTGAATCTATTACAGTGACCGATAAAGAGCTTTACTTCTTCCATGCTGTCCATCAGGAGTCTATCGTCGTTCCAGAGAACGTGGATGCTATAAGAGCTATGATGGAACTTGAAAGCGACGGTGCAAAGTCAATTGAAAAGACAAATAAGGCTATTGGACTGTATAACAAGTAA
- a CDS encoding rubrerythrin family protein yields MRMMTQQNLINAFGGESQAYMRYAHFANQAETEKLNNVARLFRAIAHAEYVHAGDHYRELKHLDGGFVANSMAVFGPGDTRKNLKLAIAGETYEIEEMYPAYIEVAKFQEEKDAQRSFEWSWGTEKMHKMLYEKALESVNSGKDPELGPIQVCEVCGYTLEGDAPDVCPICGALKEQFTAFE; encoded by the coding sequence ATGAGAATGATGACACAGCAGAATCTCATCAATGCGTTTGGGGGAGAAAGTCAGGCATATATGAGGTATGCGCATTTCGCAAATCAAGCTGAAACCGAAAAACTTAACAATGTAGCTCGTTTGTTCCGCGCAATCGCTCATGCTGAATATGTACATGCAGGAGACCATTATAGAGAGTTAAAACACCTCGATGGGGGATTTGTCGCAAATAGTATGGCAGTTTTTGGACCGGGTGATACCAGGAAAAACCTTAAGCTGGCCATTGCTGGTGAAACATATGAAATCGAGGAAATGTATCCTGCATATATTGAAGTAGCAAAATTCCAAGAAGAAAAAGATGCACAAAGAAGTTTTGAATGGTCCTGGGGTACTGAAAAAATGCATAAGATGCTTTATGAAAAAGCTCTAGAATCGGTGAACTCAGGAAAAGATCCAGAATTAGGTCCTATTCAGGTTTGCGAGGTATGTGGATATACCCTTGAAGGAGATGCACCCGATGTATGTCCCATATGTGGCGCATTGAAAGAACAGTTTACAGCATTTGAATAA
- a CDS encoding phosphoglycerate kinase, with protein sequence MSQKITGKDYLTMSDVVLDNKRVLVRVDFNSPMDDNGNILDDKKIKSHLPTLQSLEHSKVVLMSHQGRPGDEDYTTLEAHAKLATELLGREVTYEDDIFSSCARNAIKSLAQGEILLLENTRFNAEEITNRPPEKQAKSQMVKKLYPLFDLFINDAFSVSHRSQCSVVGFTEVLPSVAGILMDKEITGLDKALKCREHPAIFILGGAKANDSIKAISNILKRAGADKILTTGVVATIFMMAMGVDVSEVNRKFIEDKKYMDQISIASKLLKDYSGKIIVPQDVALNSGGERQEVEVDKIKKGNLPIADIGRETIENYSKYLKEAKLCVFHGPTGIFELDNFRLGTDELLKAAAQASYSVAGGGHTLDAIDQLGLGSKFSHISMGGGASITYISGEPLPGITALKKNAFRYHQG encoded by the coding sequence ATGTCTCAGAAAATAACTGGAAAGGATTATTTGACGATGAGTGATGTCGTACTGGACAATAAAAGAGTACTTGTAAGGGTGGACTTTAACTCACCAATGGATGATAATGGAAACATCCTGGACGATAAGAAAATTAAGAGCCATTTGCCTACGTTGCAGTCCCTGGAGCACTCAAAAGTGGTCCTGATGTCTCATCAGGGTCGACCTGGAGATGAAGACTATACCACCCTGGAAGCCCATGCAAAGCTGGCAACAGAGCTTTTGGGTCGAGAAGTAACCTACGAGGATGATATATTCAGCTCATGCGCAAGGAATGCTATAAAATCCCTTGCCCAGGGAGAGATCCTGCTCCTTGAGAACACGCGTTTCAATGCCGAAGAGATCACGAACCGCCCGCCTGAGAAACAGGCTAAAAGCCAGATGGTCAAGAAGTTGTATCCACTATTTGATCTCTTTATAAACGATGCTTTTTCAGTTTCTCACAGATCTCAGTGTTCTGTGGTAGGGTTTACAGAAGTCTTGCCTAGCGTTGCTGGCATACTTATGGATAAGGAAATTACAGGCTTGGATAAAGCCTTGAAATGTCGTGAGCACCCAGCAATCTTCATACTGGGAGGAGCGAAAGCCAACGACTCCATAAAGGCGATTTCTAATATTCTCAAACGGGCTGGAGCTGATAAGATCCTTACCACAGGGGTAGTAGCTACAATATTTATGATGGCAATGGGCGTCGATGTAAGCGAGGTCAACAGGAAATTCATTGAAGATAAGAAATATATGGACCAGATTTCGATTGCTTCCAAGCTACTCAAGGATTACTCAGGCAAGATCATCGTGCCTCAGGATGTAGCGTTAAACAGTGGTGGAGAACGTCAAGAAGTCGAAGTGGACAAGATAAAAAAAGGAAATCTTCCAATAGCTGATATTGGCCGAGAGACCATCGAAAATTATTCCAAATATCTTAAGGAAGCAAAACTATGTGTTTTTCATGGCCCAACCGGTATTTTTGAACTAGATAATTTCAGGCTTGGTACGGATGAACTTCTTAAGGCTGCGGCTCAAGCAAGCTATTCTGTCGCAGGAGGAGGGCATACCTTAGATGCCATTGATCAACTCGGTCTGGGCTCTAAATTTTCTCATATAAGCATGGGTGGAGGTGCAAGTATAACCTATATCTCTGGCGAGCCCTTGCCAGGAATCACAGCTCTGAAAAAAAATGCATTCAGGTACCATCAAGGTTAA